In Nitrospira sp., a single genomic region encodes these proteins:
- a CDS encoding LexA family transcriptional regulator, translated as MNLKGLVHRELGEGLTEKELASAVAVSERTIENILAGRLPHDRTTWEKFARYFRMDVDFLRTGESTHARTTVELPGSTHHSAAGEIRKFPLLQWQHLGQIVTGQTLPEAAHAEALIEATDVTGIRTVAAKVPDDSMEPLFSEGEMIFVNPDLEWNPGDYVIAQSGDGHSDALFLRQIKRIGSHCMLHPLNRKYDDLPVTTRDAVWGKVVRLRKNL; from the coding sequence GTGAACCTCAAGGGGCTGGTTCATCGAGAACTCGGCGAGGGACTGACGGAAAAAGAGCTGGCCTCGGCCGTGGCGGTGTCCGAGCGGACGATCGAGAATATTCTGGCCGGCAGGCTGCCGCATGACCGTACCACCTGGGAAAAATTCGCGCGGTACTTTCGGATGGATGTGGATTTCCTGCGGACCGGAGAGTCGACCCATGCGAGAACAACGGTGGAACTCCCGGGGAGTACCCATCATTCCGCGGCGGGTGAAATCCGGAAGTTTCCCCTGCTCCAGTGGCAGCACCTGGGCCAGATCGTCACGGGCCAAACCCTTCCTGAGGCCGCCCACGCCGAAGCTCTGATCGAGGCGACGGACGTGACGGGGATACGCACCGTCGCCGCGAAAGTCCCGGACGACTCGATGGAGCCCCTGTTCAGCGAAGGAGAAATGATTTTTGTGAATCCCGACCTCGAATGGAACCCGGGCGACTATGTCATTGCCCAGAGTGGGGACGGACACTCGGACGCCCTGTTCCTTCGACAGATCAAACGCATCGGCAGTCACTGCATGCTCCATCCGCTGAACCGGAAATACGACGATCTTCCGGTCACGACCCGAGACGCCGTGTGGGGAAAGGTCGTCAGGCTGCGCAAGAATCTCTGA
- a CDS encoding BON domain-containing protein, which produces MNGDSPILNVSLTAVMSVCLSGSVVLASERSLSTGPITHLIAEQAQSDEQVKYKVEERLRTDGRIDWEVLDVEVHEGQATLYGEVLTEDQKGLASLIASTVPGVKKLNNRIIVDKPISTDYRLRKAVWSTLRGVDALREQTHTLRVRVDHTVATLSGSVEQPLQEEAAVKAAQSVQGVSKVVNAIKVQPRS; this is translated from the coding sequence ATGAACGGAGATTCGCCTATTCTGAACGTTTCCCTCACTGCTGTCATGAGTGTGTGCCTTTCCGGTTCCGTCGTCCTAGCAAGCGAGCGGTCACTGAGTACTGGTCCGATCACGCACCTGATTGCTGAGCAAGCCCAAAGCGACGAACAGGTCAAGTACAAGGTCGAGGAGCGTCTCCGAACGGATGGCCGCATAGATTGGGAGGTCCTCGACGTCGAAGTGCACGAAGGACAGGCGACGCTCTACGGCGAAGTCTTGACGGAGGACCAGAAGGGACTGGCCAGCCTAATCGCAAGTACTGTTCCCGGGGTGAAAAAGTTGAATAACCGCATCATCGTCGATAAGCCGATCTCGACAGACTATCGCCTCCGGAAGGCGGTATGGAGCACCTTGCGAGGCGTGGATGCGCTGCGAGAACAGACGCACACGTTGCGGGTCCGTGTGGACCATACGGTGGCCACGCTGTCCGGCTCGGTTGAGCAGCCGCTCCAGGAAGAGGCGGCGGTGAAGGCTGCCCAATCAGTTCAGGGAGTCAGCAAGGTGGTGAATGCGATCAAGGTGCAACCGAGGTCCTAG